The genomic segment AAATAACCTCTTTACCTTGCTTGTTAGCCTCTTCATATTTGCTAATCATCTCTTCATAATCTTCAACTTCACTTTGTTTTGGAGTGAATATATCATTTATATACTCAATTTGTATTGGATGTACAAGAGATTTTCCATCAAATCCTAGATTAAATGCATCTTTTGTAGAATCTTCACAAGCAAACTCATCTTTTACATCAAAGTGTGGACCATCTATTACCGTTTTTCCATAAGCTTTTGCTGCAAGTGCAATGTGTGCTAAGTATGTAACAATAGCTTTCGAGCCTCTTTTTATATCAATTTGAAGTCTATTTGCAAGTTTATTTGAACCAACAACAACCACTTCAACTTTTGAACTAGCTGCACAAATTTCTTGAATATTTAAAACAGATATAGGTGTTTCAATCATAATCATAAGTGTAAGATTTTGATTTATCCCTTCTATTAATTTAACAGCTTCTAAAACATCCTCTTTAGTATCAATTTTAGAGAATAATAATGAATCAAGCTCAATCTCACGAACTAGTTCTAAATCTTTTTTTAGATCTTCACTTCCTAGATTATTTACTCTTAAAACTCTTTCACTCTCACCAAATTTAGCTCCACCTTTTTTATAAACCTCTTTTAAAGTCTCTCTTGCTAGCTCTCTTTGGTCTTCTAATATAGCTTCTAAATCGAAAATAACAGTATCAGCTAAAACAGTTCTAGCTTTTTCAACATTATGTTCATTGTAAGCAGGAACTAATAACATTGATCTTCTAGCTTTATACTCAACTATCTCTTCACCTTTTGTTATTGCAAAATATTTTTCATGTAAATCTTTTACTAGTTGTTTTCTAAGAACTTTTCCATTTTTTGTTCTTGGATAATCAGACATTATAAAAATCTCTTTAGGAGCTTTATATTTTGCAAGATTATTTTGAGCAAATTTTAAAATCTCAGCTTCTTTTTCTTTACTCAAAGTTGAATGTCCAACAACAGCAATAGCAACAATAGTTTTCTCTTTTTCAATATCAAGACCAAAAGCAACACAATCAGCTACATCAGCGTGAGTTTTTACAACTCTTTCAATCTCATGTGGACTTACTCTAAATCCAAAAGTATTGATAATATCATCTTTTCTACCAATAAACCAGATATATCCATCTTTATCTTTTCTTGCATAATCTCCTGTAAAGAAGTAACCATCATGTCTTGATTTTAAAGTCTCTTCTTCTAGTTGCCAATACTCTAAAAATAATCCTGGATCATCCTCTCCAATACAAATCATTCCCTCTTCTTCAACTCCAACTTCTTCTAAAGTTTCAGGATCTAAAAGTTTTACAATATGTCCTGGTTGTGGGAAACCTGCACTTCCTGGTCTTATAGGATTATTTTTTGAGTGTGAAATATAGTATGAGCACTCACTCATTCCAATAGCTTCATAGATATCTTGTTCAAATCTATCTCTCCAAAGTCCTAACATCTCATCACTTAAATGCTCTCCCGCACTCATACAATATCTTAAACTTGGACAATCATCAAGTTTAAAATCTGTTTTTTGAATAATTTGTCTATAGATTGTTGGAACCCCAATAAATATTGTACATTCGTGTTTTTTGATTAAATTAATCCAAGTTGACGCATCATTTGCACCTTCATAAGCAATAACTGTGTGACCATTAAATAGTGGATCCATAAGTGCTGAACCTAAAACATAAGTCCAGTTAAATTTCCCCGAGTGCATAATTCTATCATTTTCTTTAAAATCAAACCAAAAATCTGTTGCTGGTTTTCTTCCTATTAGCGAACGGTGAGAGTGTAAAACACCTTTTGGATAACCAGTTGTTCCAGATGTATATACTAAATATGCAGGTTCACCTGATTTTGAATTATAATGATTTGGTGTTTTGCTTGTACTATTAAATATTTGATTTAGAGCAAATATTTCAATACCTTCTGGTTTTTTAAGACCTTCAGTGCTATCAACTCCAGCAATTATTATAGTTCTTAAGTTATCAAGATTTAATAAATATGGAACCAAATTTTCATACATAGAAGCTGATAATACTATAGCTTTTGCTTGAGAATCTTCAGCTAAATATTTAACTTCACTACCACTTAATAAAGTTGAAGTAGGAACGGCAATCATTCCACCTTTCATTACTCCAAAAAAAGATATTGGATATGCAAGTGAATTTTTAAGACAAACCAATACTCTATCTCGTGGTTTTAAACCTATTTCTTGAGTAAGAAAGTTTGAAACTTGATCTGATTTTATAGCTAACTCTTTGTATGTAACTTGATCAGTTCCTAGTTTATCATCTTCAATAATCATAGCAACATTGTTCTCTTTTGCTGTACCAACCCAAGCTGATGTACAAGCAATACCTATATTTAAAAACTCAGGTATATCTAATTTTACTGTTTGACTCATTTTAATCTCCTATAATTATTACAATTGACCATATGGCCAGTTTTCTTTAAATGTATGCAGAGGCATTTTATTTAATACTGAAAGTGCAAATAACTCATCTTCTTTTGTTAAGCTTTTTAGAGCATAAG from the Aliarcobacter cryaerophilus ATCC 43158 genome contains:
- a CDS encoding aldolase/citrate lyase family protein, with the translated sequence MSQTVKLDIPEFLNIGIACTSAWVGTAKENNVAMIIEDDKLGTDQVTYKELAIKSDQVSNFLTQEIGLKPRDRVLVCLKNSLAYPISFFGVMKGGMIAVPTSTLLSGSEVKYLAEDSQAKAIVLSASMYENLVPYLLNLDNLRTIIIAGVDSTEGLKKPEGIEIFALNQIFNSTSKTPNHYNSKSGEPAYLVYTSGTTGYPKGVLHSHRSLIGRKPATDFWFDFKENDRIMHSGKFNWTYVLGSALMDPLFNGHTVIAYEGANDASTWINLIKKHECTIFIGVPTIYRQIIQKTDFKLDDCPSLRYCMSAGEHLSDEMLGLWRDRFEQDIYEAIGMSECSYYISHSKNNPIRPGSAGFPQPGHIVKLLDPETLEEVGVEEEGMICIGEDDPGLFLEYWQLEEETLKSRHDGYFFTGDYARKDKDGYIWFIGRKDDIINTFGFRVSPHEIERVVKTHADVADCVAFGLDIEKEKTIVAIAVVGHSTLSKEKEAEILKFAQNNLAKYKAPKEIFIMSDYPRTKNGKVLRKQLVKDLHEKYFAITKGEEIVEYKARRSMLLVPAYNEHNVEKARTVLADTVIFDLEAILEDQRELARETLKEVYKKGGAKFGESERVLRVNNLGSEDLKKDLELVREIELDSLLFSKIDTKEDVLEAVKLIEGINQNLTLMIMIETPISVLNIQEICAASSKVEVVVVGSNKLANRLQIDIKRGSKAIVTYLAHIALAAKAYGKTVIDGPHFDVKDEFACEDSTKDAFNLGFDGKSLVHPIQIEYINDIFTPKQSEVEDYEEMISKYEEANKQGKEVILHNNRLVDSSRIAWARKMIKLYETYKALGQNLFGK